The Impatiens glandulifera chromosome 3, dImpGla2.1, whole genome shotgun sequence genome contains a region encoding:
- the LOC124929247 gene encoding protein ARABIDILLO 1-like: protein MKRRVRRRGNNGKEVLPSYPENDDELTGSSDHRKKNELVDWTRLADDTVIQLFTRLNNRDRASLSSTCRAWKILGSSPCLWRSLDLRGHKCDANMAESLSSRCSSLQKLRFRGEESADVIIDLRAKNLKEICGDGCGRIVDATLSVIAARHEALESLQIGPDFCEKISSDTVKLIAKCCPKLRKLRLSGLRDVDANAMNALAKHCLKLVDLGFIDGMTLNEVGLGRIESLRFLSVAGTTDLDWTAVSQHWVKLPNLIGLDVSRTTLTPVVASRLLSHSKSLKVLCALNCTVLEEDTAFTYNTSKGTLLLSIFSDVFKALASLFGDVVKRETEVFSYWRTSIHKDKKVDDIMTWVEWILSHTLLILSESNSHDMDSFWISQGASLLLNLLTSSQEDVQERAATGLASFVIIEDEIANNVDVKRAEAVMHGGGVRILLNLATSWRNGFQAEVAKAIANLSVPPSVAKAFAVEGGIGILANLARSMDRVVVEEAAGGLWNMSAGEHKSVIAEAGGIKALVDLIFKWSPGNDCVLERAAGALANLAADDHCSLEFEVVGGVNSLVMLTRNCKSERVQEQAARGLANLAAHGDTNSSAVAVGQEAGAVESLLQLTHSAHEGVRQEAAGALWNLSFNDRNREAIATAGGIEVLVALANSSLNASASLQERAAGALWGMSVSEANSLAIGEGGGVTPLLKLARSNIEDVHESAAGAIWNLAFNSGNALRIMEEGGAPTLVYLCSSSGSKMARFMAALALAYMFDRRMDRDSVEALCAKTSKSMVLFSFSKSAFKAIEAFVHSFTDFSTFSATSSPAALTKIIDATRIREAGHLRCSMPEIGRFVAMLRSPSSALKACGAFALVQFTNSGGRHAMHHIKLLQDSGASRVLRAAAACANAPIAAKILAKIVLRNIENHCTM, encoded by the exons ATGAAAAGGAGGGTCAGGAGAAGGGGAAACAACGGTAAAGAAGTTTTGCCAAGCTACCCAGAGAACGATGACGAATTAACTGGGTCTTCGGATCATCGGAAAAAGAATGAATTAGTTGATTGGACTAGGTTGGCCGACGATACAGTAATCCAGCTCTTTACACGTCTGAATAATCGTGACAGGGCGAGTCTATCTTCAACTTGCCGGGCATGGAAGATTCTGGGCAGTTCTCCATGTTTATGGAGGTCGCTGGATCTTCGAGGACACAAATGTGATGCCAATATGGCCGAATCTCTTTCATCTCGGTGTTCTTCCCTGCAGAAACTTCGCTTCAGAGGGGAGGAATCAGCTGATGTTATAATTGATCTCCGGGCTAAGAATTTGAAGGAAATATGCGGTGATGGTTGTGGGAGAATAGTTGATGCTACTCTATCTGTTATCGCTGCTCGTCATGAGGCACTTGAAAGTCTGCAAATTGGCCCTGATTTCTGTGAGAAAATCAGTAGCGACACAGTCAAACTGATTGCTAAATGCTGCCCCAAGCTTAGGAAACTGCGGCTTTCGGGTTTAAGGGATGTGGATGCAAATGCCATGAATGCTTTGGCTAAACATTGTCTTAAATTGGTGGACTTGGGGTTTATAGATGGCATGACCTTGAATGAGGTAGGTTTAGGACGTATTGAGTCATTACGATTTCTTTCTGTTGCAGGAACAACAGATTTGGATTGGACTGCAGTTTCCCAGCATTGGGTTAAATTACCTAATTTGATAGGCTTGGATGTTTCAAGAACTACTCTAACTCCTGTTGTCGCCTCTAGGTTGTTGTCACATTCAAAGAGTTTGAAGGTCTTGTGTGCTTTGAATTGCACAGTCCTTGAAGAAGATACCGCCTTTACTTACAACACCAGTAAGGGTACATTGCTGCTATCCATTTTTTCCGACGTTTTCAAAGCTTTAGCTTCTCTTTTTGGGGATGTTGTAAAGAGAGAGACAGAAGTTTTCTCTTATTGGAGGACTTCAATACACAAGGACAAGAAGGTGGATGACATCATGACTTGGGTCGAATGGATTCTGTCTCATACACTTCTAATACTTTCTGAATCAAATTCTCACGATATGGACAGTTTCTGGATAAGCCAGGGCGCATCATTGTTGCTCAATTTGTTAACAAGCTCACAAGAGGATGTCCAAGAAAGGGCAGCTACAGGACTTGCAAGTTTTGTAATCATTGAAGATGAAATTGCTAACAATGTTGATGTTAAAAGAGCTGAAGCAGTTATGCATGGTGGAGGAGTAAGGATTCTTTTAAATCTTGCAACATCTTGGAGGAATGGGTTTCAGGCCGAAGTAGCAaag GCTATAGCCAACTTGTCTGTCCCCCCCAGTGTTGCAAAAGCATTTGCAGTTGAAGGAGGGATAGGCATTCTTGCAAATTTGGCGAGGTCTATGGATAGAGTGGTAGTTGAAGAGGCTGCCGGAGGATTGTGGAACATGTCTGCTGGGGAGCACAAG aGTGTTATTGCTGAGGCTGGTGGTATAAAAGCTTTGGTTGATCTTATTTTCAAATGGTCTCCTGGGAATGATTGTGTTCTG GAACGGGCTGCTGGTGCATTGGCAAACTTGGCTGCTGATGACCATTGTAGTTTAGAGTTTGAAGTAGTTGGTGGTGTAAATTCTCTGGTGATGCTGACTCGCAATTGCAAGTCCGAGAGAGTACAGGAACAG GCTGCACGTGGACTAGCCAATTTGGCAGCCCATGGAGATACCAACAGTAGTGCTGTTGCTGTTGGGCAGGAAGCAGGTGCAGTTGAATCCCTTCTGCAACTCACTCATTCAGCTCATGAAGGAGTCAG GCAAGAAGCTGCTGGTGCACTGTGGAATTTGTCATTCAATGATCGAAACCGAGAAGCAATTGCAACAGCTGGAGGCATTGAAGTGTTG GTTGCTCTTGCAAACTCCAGTTTGAATGCCTCAGCAAGTCTTCAGGAGAGGGCTGCCGGAGCTTTGTGGGGGATGTCTGTATCAGAGGCAAATAG CCTTGCTATTGGAGAAGGAGGAGGTGTGACACCATTGCTAAAACTTGCACGCTCTAATATTGAA GATGTACATGAGAGTGCAGCAGGGGCTATTTGGAATCTTGCTTTTAACTCTGGAAATGCTCTCCGTATAATGGAGGAAGGTGGTGCTCCCACACTTGTGTATCTTTGCTCATCATCCGGCTCTAAAATGGCACGATTCATGGCTGCATTGGCATTGGCGTACATGTTTGATCGAAG AATGGATAGAGATTCTGTGGAAGCTTTATGTGCTAAGACATCCAAAAGTATGGTCTTATTTTCTTTTAGCAAGAGTGCTTTTAAGGCAATTGAAGCATTTGTCCATAGTTTTACCGATTTCTCAACGTTTTCGGCGACTTCATCACCTGCGGCTCTCACTAAAATAATAGATGCTACCCGCATTCGTGAGGCGGGTCATCTGAGATGCAG TATGCCTGAGATTGGACGATTTGTTGCCATGCTGCGGAGTCCTTCTTCGGCCCTCAAGGCATGTGGTGCATTTGCACTAGTACAG TTCACAAATTCAGGTGGCCGACATGCAATGCACCATATCAAACTTCTACAGGATTCTGGGGCATCCCGAGTTTTGCGTGCAGCAGCTGCATGTGCAAATGCACCAATTGCAGCCAAAATCTTGGCAAAGATTGTACTTCGGAATATAGAGAATCATTGTACCATGTGA